The proteins below are encoded in one region of Sphingobacterium sp. R2:
- a CDS encoding glycoside hydrolase family 43 protein codes for MTMKRSLPLLLFILLLSFVLKGQTVIQNPLPIAFGDPFVLTDSDGKYYMYGTGGDVDKGFGAYSSTNLQDWTFEGQVYHHDNKNGWGIDAFWAPEVYLRNGRYYMLYSAQWKDNPTQELENFRIGVAVSDKPTGPFIDCYDRPIFDPGYPIIDANLWFEDGRVYLYYSRCCYKHPVESEVATWAKNKGWYDKVEESWVYGVEIKPDFSGIIGEPKLLLRPPLKMGISDDWESRSVTSREVNRRWTEGSYLFKEGHTYYMMYSANNFDGKNYAIGYATSKSPLGPFKKASNNPILQKNGLVTGTGHNSMAYSRDGKQRYCVYHGRTEATGHQRLVFIDPMEITDDGKLIVHGPTIKK; via the coding sequence ATGACGATGAAAAGATCACTTCCCCTATTGTTATTTATCCTACTATTATCTTTTGTGTTAAAGGGACAGACCGTAATACAAAATCCTTTACCAATCGCTTTCGGTGATCCTTTCGTCCTGACGGATTCCGATGGGAAATATTATATGTATGGCACCGGCGGCGATGTAGACAAAGGCTTTGGAGCCTATTCATCCACCAACCTGCAGGACTGGACCTTTGAAGGGCAGGTTTATCATCACGACAATAAAAATGGCTGGGGAATAGACGCATTTTGGGCCCCTGAAGTATACCTGCGGAATGGCCGTTACTACATGCTGTACAGTGCGCAATGGAAAGATAACCCGACGCAAGAACTTGAGAATTTCAGAATCGGTGTCGCCGTATCAGATAAGCCCACGGGGCCATTTATCGACTGCTATGACCGGCCAATTTTTGATCCCGGCTATCCTATTATCGATGCCAACCTTTGGTTTGAAGATGGCCGGGTTTACCTCTATTATTCCAGATGCTGCTACAAACATCCGGTCGAAAGTGAGGTGGCCACCTGGGCGAAAAACAAAGGCTGGTATGACAAAGTGGAAGAAAGCTGGGTGTATGGTGTAGAAATTAAACCTGATTTTTCCGGTATCATTGGCGAGCCAAAGTTACTGTTGCGTCCGCCACTAAAAATGGGTATTTCCGACGATTGGGAGAGCAGATCGGTAACCAGCAGAGAGGTAAATCGGCGGTGGACAGAAGGCTCTTATCTCTTTAAAGAAGGCCACACGTATTACATGATGTATTCAGCAAACAATTTCGATGGCAAAAATTATGCAATTGGTTATGCCACTTCGAAAAGTCCATTAGGTCCATTTAAAAAAGCGTCAAACAATCCCATTTTACAAAAAAACGGGCTGGTAACAGGTACTGGTCACAATAGTATGGCCTATTCGCGGGATGGCAAGCAGCGGTATTGTGTCTATCATGGCCGCACCGAAGCAACAGGGCATCAACGACTGGTTTTTATAGACCCGATGGAAATTACAGATGACGGCAAACTCATTGTACATGGGCCAACAATAAAAAAGTGA